A window from Candidatus Paceibacterota bacterium encodes these proteins:
- a CDS encoding pyridoxamine 5'-phosphate oxidase family protein — protein sequence MIDIRKRVIEVLSNTHLMSLGTSDKNGVWVADVIFVYDDDLNIYWLSSPDCRHSKAIMENDKVSGTITLSTNKKEPNLGIQFEGKAERLEGVRIDLIAKHWTKRSHRIPDICKALEVLDGDCWYKLTPTMIGLIDEKNFGFDRQELKIV from the coding sequence ATGATAGACATCCGTAAAAGAGTCATTGAAGTCCTGAGCAACACTCATCTTATGAGTTTAGGCACATCAGATAAAAATGGTGTTTGGGTTGCGGATGTCATCTTTGTATACGATGACGATTTGAATATTTATTGGTTATCAAGTCCAGATTGCAGACATTCAAAAGCTATAATGGAAAATGATAAAGTTTCTGGAACTATTACTCTCAGCACTAATAAAAAAGAGCCAAATCTCGGTATTCAATTTGAAGGAAAGGCAGAAAGATTGGAAGGTGTTAGAATTGATCTGATTGCTAAGCATTGGACAAAGAGAAGTCATAGAATTCCTGACATTTGCAAAGCTTTAGAAGTTTTAGATGGTGATTGTTGGTACAAATTGACGCCAACAATGATTGGGCTTATTGATGAAAAAAATTTTGGTTTTGATAGACAAGAGTTGAAAATAGTCTAA
- a CDS encoding 23S rRNA (pseudouridine(1915)-N(3))-methyltransferase RlmH: MNITIISPGKPKNYLGEDVVLEYTSRIAHYSPIEWKFISPSDMKEEGEKMMKIIPDNSYVVLLDEKGKSLDSIGFSEFIGKRLNESVKNLVFIIGGAYGIDDKVKEKANFSISLSALVFPHELARSILSEQIYRGFTILKGEKYHHK, from the coding sequence ATGAACATAACAATAATCTCCCCGGGAAAACCAAAAAATTATCTAGGTGAAGATGTTGTTTTGGAGTATACGTCACGCATTGCTCATTATTCTCCAATTGAATGGAAATTTATATCGCCATCGGATATGAAGGAAGAAGGTGAGAAAATGATGAAAATTATTCCTGACAATTCCTACGTAGTTTTACTTGATGAAAAAGGGAAGTCACTTGATTCTATAGGTTTCTCTGAATTTATAGGTAAGCGTCTGAATGAAAGTGTAAAAAACTTAGTTTTTATAATTGGTGGTGCCTACGGCATTGATGATAAGGTCAAAGAAAAAGCCAATTTTTCCATATCACTTTCGGCACTCGTTTTTCCACATGAACTTGCAAGGAGTATTTTATCGGAGCAGATATATAGAGGTTTTACGATACTCAAAGGTGAGAAATATCACCATAAGTAG
- a CDS encoding DUF6498-containing protein, whose product MKTNDFSPIPRDFSEIFLIVVNLLPLFGVWFLGWNLPDVFILYWAESAIIGFFWFFKLICAFILDKTKFKRFPKLFLFFLFLLIHFGGFMFGHLIAILSGLIFKGKGVELSVMFIYFKDTIITLLIPLALLFISHGVSFVQNFILSQEYKVWIERQDKIKSIPPYGRIIIMHISVFLIAFLMNAGEVWLPLSSLLIIFTKIFTDLRAHRKEHQKVIRQGTI is encoded by the coding sequence ATGAAGACAAATGATTTTAGTCCAATTCCTCGTGATTTCTCAGAGATTTTCTTGATTGTTGTTAACCTGTTACCTTTGTTTGGTGTATGGTTTTTGGGTTGGAATTTACCAGATGTATTTATTTTGTATTGGGCTGAGAGTGCTATTATAGGTTTCTTTTGGTTTTTTAAATTAATTTGTGCATTTATTTTAGATAAGACTAAGTTTAAACGGTTTCCTAAGTTATTTTTGTTTTTCTTATTTCTCTTAATACATTTTGGCGGTTTTATGTTCGGCCATTTGATTGCTATACTTTCCGGTTTGATATTTAAAGGCAAAGGAGTTGAACTTAGTGTGATGTTTATTTATTTTAAAGACACTATAATAACACTCTTAATACCGCTTGCACTTCTTTTTATAAGTCATGGAGTATCCTTTGTGCAAAATTTTATCTTGAGTCAAGAATATAAGGTGTGGATAGAAAGACAAGATAAAATTAAATCGATTCCTCCGTATGGCAGAATCATAATAATGCACATATCGGTATTTTTGATCGCGTTTTTAATGAACGCAGGTGAAGTATGGTTACCACTTTCATCGTTATTAATAATTTTTACAAAGATTTTTACGGATTTGAGAGCGCATAGAAAAGAACATCAAAAAGTAATACGACAAGGAACAATTTAA
- a CDS encoding DUF1761 domain-containing protein, whose translation MNPINYLPILVASLASFAISSLWYSPILFGKEWVALSGTDMKTINPKTVWKSYIAQFFITLITFSVLAFLISMASVRSSTDGAFLGLLVWLGFVIPSLLSGLLWKRESFTLVLIDAINNLVVLTIGGAIIGAWR comes from the coding sequence ATGAACCCTATAAATTATCTGCCAATATTAGTCGCTTCTCTAGCAAGTTTCGCCATAAGCTCACTCTGGTACTCCCCTATACTATTCGGTAAAGAATGGGTTGCCCTATCCGGTACCGATATGAAAACTATAAATCCAAAAACTGTTTGGAAATCATACATCGCTCAATTCTTCATTACCCTCATCACTTTCTCGGTCTTGGCTTTTCTTATCAGTATGGCCAGTGTTAGAAGTTCCACCGATGGTGCCTTCTTGGGATTATTGGTCTGGCTAGGTTTTGTCATTCCATCTTTACTTTCTGGACTTCTTTGGAAAAGAGAATCATTCACTCTAGTTCTCATAGATGCCATCAACAACTTGGTGGTTCTCACTATTGGCGGGGCTATTATTGGAGCTTGGAGGTAA
- a CDS encoding DUF192 domain-containing protein — MKTNKGSSSAFIFIIVGIIGLVILTYYLVSTKSVPSFDDYVQQNSSKLSTISVGAPNGTINTFVATSSDDQELGLGGRDSISKQEGMIFAFPDSASRGFWMQDMLFPIDIVWIREDKTVASVTSGIATSTYPDIFFPTEPVMYVLELNAGSAKDFGIATGTPLQFVI; from the coding sequence ATGAAAACAAATAAGGGTTCATCATCAGCTTTTATATTTATCATTGTAGGTATTATTGGCCTAGTCATTTTGACATATTACCTAGTATCAACAAAATCAGTACCAAGTTTTGATGATTATGTACAGCAAAATTCTAGTAAGCTCAGTACTATTTCAGTGGGAGCTCCAAATGGAACCATCAATACCTTTGTCGCTACAAGTTCAGATGATCAAGAACTGGGCTTAGGTGGACGCGATTCAATATCAAAACAAGAAGGTATGATTTTTGCATTTCCTGATTCTGCAAGTAGGGGATTTTGGATGCAAGATATGCTATTTCCGATTGATATAGTCTGGATTCGTGAAGACAAAACTGTCGCTAGTGTAACTTCCGGTATCGCAACTAGTACTTACCCAGATATTTTCTTTCCTACTGAACCAGTTATGTACGTACTAGAACTTAATGCTGGTTCTGCAAAAGATTTTGGTATCGCTACTGGAACTCCTCTTCAATTTGTGATCTAA
- a CDS encoding ATP cone domain-containing protein — protein MPKKKKTTAKGAVKAPSVPTIIKRDGRIVPFDLEKIVTATWKGMNAVNEGSLEEARVVANQVYAELIRIKRKFNNFIPTVEGCQDIVEQELMRADYVKAAKHYVLYREERARLRAVGFEVPEHVRKLATDSQKYFRNALGEFVYYRSYSRWIEAENRRETWIETVNRYVEFMKVNLGDKLKESEYKEVRESILNQQAMPSMRLLQFAGKPAATTNVCAYNCSFIAPESFQDLAEIMYISMCGTGAGWSVESTNVERFPQIMMQTGEKLPTHVIPDSKEGWADSLALGMKTWASGKDIEFDFTQLRPEGARLKTMGGKSSGPAPLMRLLAFSRQIMFARQGRRLRNIDLHDIICMIGDCVVSGGVRRSAMISLSDLGDEQIRDAKKGAFYMTHPHRMLANNSAVYMIKPTNEEFLKEWMALVESRSGERGIFNRGSLAKTLPERRIKVLKEYKGYFDQTGNHIIGPIGTNPCGEIILQSKQFCNLSEIVARAEDTEATLIKKMRIATILGTYQASLTNFQYLSKEWKEHCEKERLLGVSITGQWDCPVVRKPEVMRKLKAEAIKINKEYSKRFGINESTAITCVKPSGTLSQTVDCSSGMHPRHSKYYIRRIRISATDALFKMLRDQGVPHFPEVGQSPETATTYVLEFPVKAPSGSIFRDDQSGIEQLEYWKMVKENYTEHNPSVTISVGNDEWIAVANWVYENWDICGGLSFLPREDAVYKLAPYESIDEKTYKELAKRMEHVDYSKIITYEKQNETDLKKELACASGVCEIV, from the coding sequence ATGCCCAAAAAGAAAAAAACAACCGCCAAAGGAGCGGTCAAGGCTCCTTCTGTCCCCACAATTATTAAAAGAGATGGTCGAATAGTGCCTTTTGATCTAGAAAAGATAGTTACTGCTACTTGGAAAGGTATGAATGCAGTCAATGAAGGTTCTTTGGAAGAAGCCAGAGTTGTCGCAAACCAAGTTTATGCTGAACTTATCCGCATCAAGAGGAAATTTAATAATTTCATTCCAACAGTTGAAGGTTGTCAGGATATAGTTGAGCAAGAACTCATGCGTGCTGACTATGTGAAGGCTGCAAAACATTACGTTTTGTATCGTGAAGAACGTGCAAGACTTCGTGCTGTAGGTTTTGAAGTTCCAGAACATGTTCGCAAGCTTGCTACCGATTCTCAAAAATATTTCCGTAATGCTTTGGGCGAATTTGTATACTATCGTTCGTATTCAAGATGGATTGAAGCTGAAAATCGCCGTGAGACTTGGATAGAAACAGTCAATCGTTACGTTGAATTTATGAAAGTCAATCTAGGTGACAAGCTCAAGGAAAGTGAATACAAAGAAGTTCGCGAGTCCATCCTCAATCAGCAAGCTATGCCATCAATGCGTTTACTTCAGTTCGCTGGTAAACCTGCTGCAACCACAAATGTCTGTGCTTACAACTGTTCTTTTATTGCTCCAGAATCATTCCAAGATTTGGCGGAGATTATGTACATTTCTATGTGTGGTACAGGAGCAGGTTGGTCAGTAGAGAGTACAAATGTAGAACGTTTTCCTCAGATTATGATGCAGACTGGAGAAAAATTACCTACACACGTTATTCCAGATAGTAAAGAAGGTTGGGCAGATTCTCTTGCTTTGGGTATGAAGACTTGGGCGTCTGGAAAAGATATAGAATTTGATTTTACACAACTACGACCAGAAGGTGCACGTCTCAAGACTATGGGTGGCAAATCATCTGGTCCGGCTCCTCTCATGAGACTTTTGGCTTTCTCACGTCAGATTATGTTTGCTCGTCAGGGACGCCGTCTACGCAACATAGACCTTCACGATATTATTTGTATGATCGGAGATTGCGTCGTTTCTGGAGGTGTACGAAGAAGTGCCATGATCTCTTTGTCAGATCTTGGTGATGAGCAGATTCGCGATGCAAAGAAAGGTGCTTTCTACATGACTCATCCTCATCGTATGCTCGCAAACAATTCTGCTGTTTATATGATCAAGCCAACCAACGAAGAATTTCTCAAAGAATGGATGGCACTTGTTGAGAGTCGTTCTGGAGAGCGTGGAATATTCAATCGTGGTTCATTGGCAAAGACTTTACCAGAACGTCGTATCAAAGTTCTCAAAGAATACAAAGGGTATTTTGATCAAACAGGTAATCACATCATCGGTCCTATCGGTACAAACCCTTGCGGAGAGATCATTCTACAATCAAAACAATTTTGTAATCTATCAGAGATTGTCGCTCGTGCCGAAGATACCGAAGCAACCCTCATAAAGAAAATGCGTATTGCAACGATTCTCGGTACTTACCAAGCATCTCTCACAAATTTCCAATATCTTTCAAAAGAATGGAAAGAACATTGTGAAAAAGAGCGTCTTTTGGGAGTCTCTATCACTGGTCAATGGGATTGTCCCGTTGTTCGCAAACCAGAAGTTATGCGCAAACTCAAGGCGGAGGCTATCAAGATTAACAAAGAATATTCAAAGCGTTTTGGTATCAACGAATCAACCGCTATTACTTGCGTTAAACCTTCAGGTACTTTGTCTCAGACCGTAGATTGTTCATCAGGTATGCACCCAAGACATTCAAAGTATTACATTCGCCGTATTCGTATTTCTGCCACTGACGCTCTATTCAAAATGCTTAGGGATCAGGGTGTACCACATTTTCCAGAAGTAGGACAATCTCCAGAGACAGCTACGACCTACGTATTAGAATTCCCAGTCAAAGCTCCAAGTGGTTCTATATTCCGCGACGATCAGTCAGGTATAGAGCAGTTGGAATATTGGAAGATGGTCAAGGAAAATTATACCGAACACAATCCTTCAGTTACTATTTCTGTTGGTAATGATGAATGGATCGCAGTTGCAAACTGGGTTTATGAAAATTGGGATATTTGCGGAGGTCTTTCATTCTTGCCTCGCGAAGATGCTGTTTACAAGCTTGCACCATATGAGTCTATTGATGAGAAGACTTACAAGGAATTGGCAAAGCGTATGGAACATGTGGATTATTCAAAGATCATTACTTATGAGAAGCAGAATGAGACGGATCTTAAAAAAGAACTAGCTTGCGCGTCGGGAGTTTGCGAAATTGTTTAA
- a CDS encoding adenylyltransferase/cytidyltransferase family protein: MKKKTLKSKKSNKKNKEIVVAVSGGFDPVHIGHVRMFNEAKKLGHRLVVILNNDNWLKAKKGYAFMSQHERKEIIEAFESVDEVVITSHPEDPADMSVCDELINIKPHIFANGGDRTNKNVPEIPVCEEIGCDMIYNIGEGGKVQSSSWLVGKVKGKKK, encoded by the coding sequence ATGAAAAAGAAGACATTAAAAAGTAAAAAATCTAATAAGAAGAACAAGGAGATTGTCGTCGCTGTCAGTGGTGGTTTTGACCCTGTACACATAGGACATGTTCGTATGTTCAATGAAGCCAAGAAGTTGGGACATAGACTTGTGGTCATTCTCAACAATGACAATTGGTTGAAGGCCAAGAAAGGTTATGCCTTCATGAGTCAACATGAGAGAAAAGAGATAATTGAAGCTTTTGAATCTGTTGATGAAGTAGTTATAACTTCGCACCCAGAAGATCCTGCTGACATGAGTGTTTGTGATGAACTTATAAACATCAAACCACACATTTTTGCCAATGGTGGTGACCGAACAAATAAGAATGTTCCAGAAATTCCTGTCTGCGAAGAAATCGGTTGTGATATGATCTATAACATCGGTGAAGGTGGCAAAGTCCAATCAAGTTCTTGGTTGGTAGGGAAGGTGAAGGGGAAGAAAAAGTAA
- a CDS encoding tetratricopeptide repeat protein — MNNEAVPQPSNRLESIGFWVFLATIVLAPLAFWPSPYISLDLVKTFVIAFGTIISAILFIFIAIKERKLVLPPKSLTRTSVLVVVSLIVSSLLSIQVAKSLFGQGFEIGNASFIILMFLAGLTAFTIISRQKDRAIVLYVGIVASYIVVFIFQLLRAIFGPQFMTFGIFSSATSSMVGTWYNLGTFSMLVVILSLLALSLLKLSFKMKVVYWVLLVLSAFGTLVSAGFKTWQMIATIILLGLSVFLSFEKWKSVRKSTVESKTKSFFKSLAWIPVVLFIISAIFTWQIPGIIQPAVAKLSAGYSELVLPWQMTLDVSASAIQNYPLFGVGPNHFNQAFLAYKPTQINTTNFWGAEFQNGFGLIPTFVATQGLVGTILWILLFVFFGILSVRILKKLPEESDERFMVLSSFTMSVFLWLIAIVSVPSHTILFFAFALTGIFFAVSATAGSKSYLPVVGSKMYKIFPSIMAVVVLVLVVWGIVYMKKTIALSYFGSGVKELTVSGNAEKANAYFTKAIKFDESDIYWRAKVETALASAQKLAATVNSTTPASTTQAVVVQIGNVLNQGLIDARKAIAFDSTNYYNYLSEARISEATADIQIKSGYENAIKAYNSAINMNPFNPSIYLSLASFEARQKKYDDSIRDLGKALQVKNNYLDAIFLLSQVYAAKGDIVNAVTAAKVAVELNPQSPQLLFQLGILDYNIKDYAGAVQALDGAVKIQKDYANAKYFLGLSYARLNNIVGAVSQFEDLARTNPENQEVALILANLKNGKSIFADAKASAPEKRASLPIKEKR; from the coding sequence ATGAATAATGAAGCAGTTCCTCAACCTTCCAATCGATTGGAATCAATCGGTTTTTGGGTTTTCTTAGCAACTATAGTCTTGGCACCACTTGCTTTTTGGCCTAGCCCTTACATCTCGCTTGATTTGGTAAAGACTTTTGTCATAGCTTTTGGGACAATAATCTCTGCTATACTTTTTATCTTTATAGCTATAAAAGAGAGAAAATTGGTTTTACCACCAAAGAGTCTTACGCGAACAAGTGTTCTCGTTGTGGTGTCATTGATAGTATCTTCATTACTTAGTATTCAAGTAGCAAAGTCCTTATTTGGACAAGGTTTTGAAATTGGTAACGCTAGCTTCATTATACTTATGTTCTTGGCAGGTCTAACCGCTTTTACCATAATCTCACGTCAAAAAGATCGTGCCATAGTTCTTTATGTAGGAATAGTCGCTTCTTATATTGTTGTCTTTATATTCCAATTACTCCGAGCTATATTCGGTCCACAGTTTATGACTTTTGGAATTTTTAGTTCAGCTACCTCATCTATGGTAGGTACTTGGTATAACTTGGGTACGTTCTCTATGCTCGTAGTTATTCTCTCATTGTTAGCTTTGTCATTGTTAAAACTCTCTTTTAAGATGAAAGTAGTTTATTGGGTATTGTTGGTACTTTCAGCGTTTGGAACTTTGGTCAGTGCTGGTTTCAAGACATGGCAGATGATCGCCACGATCATCTTACTTGGGCTTTCAGTATTTCTTTCTTTTGAGAAGTGGAAATCGGTTAGGAAATCAACCGTTGAGAGTAAAACCAAATCATTTTTCAAATCTCTAGCATGGATACCTGTCGTTTTGTTTATCATATCTGCAATATTCACATGGCAGATCCCAGGGATAATACAACCAGCTGTTGCAAAATTAAGTGCAGGATATTCAGAATTAGTCCTACCATGGCAAATGACTCTTGATGTTAGTGCTTCTGCTATCCAAAATTATCCTCTATTCGGTGTCGGTCCAAATCACTTCAATCAAGCTTTCTTGGCTTACAAACCGACTCAGATCAATACCACCAATTTTTGGGGAGCCGAATTCCAAAACGGTTTTGGTTTGATACCTACATTTGTCGCTACTCAGGGTTTGGTCGGAACAATCCTATGGATACTCTTGTTTGTCTTCTTTGGGATCTTATCGGTACGTATATTGAAGAAATTACCAGAAGAATCAGATGAGCGTTTTATGGTACTTTCTTCGTTCACTATGTCAGTTTTCTTGTGGTTGATCGCTATTGTATCGGTACCATCACATACTATTCTCTTCTTTGCTTTTGCTTTGACAGGTATATTCTTTGCTGTGTCGGCAACTGCAGGATCTAAGTCTTATTTACCGGTGGTTGGTTCAAAGATGTACAAGATTTTCCCTTCAATCATGGCTGTCGTCGTACTTGTCTTGGTAGTCTGGGGTATTGTATATATGAAGAAAACTATTGCACTATCATATTTTGGTAGTGGAGTAAAAGAACTAACTGTGAGCGGTAACGCAGAAAAAGCCAATGCTTATTTTACAAAAGCAATAAAGTTTGATGAATCAGATATATATTGGAGAGCAAAAGTTGAGACAGCTTTAGCTTCTGCTCAAAAGTTGGCCGCTACGGTAAATTCAACGACTCCAGCTTCAACTACTCAGGCAGTGGTAGTACAGATAGGCAATGTTTTAAATCAAGGCTTGATTGATGCTAGAAAAGCTATAGCTTTTGATTCTACAAATTATTACAACTATCTATCCGAGGCTCGTATTTCTGAGGCCACTGCAGATATTCAAATAAAAAGTGGATATGAGAATGCTATCAAAGCCTACAATTCTGCTATAAATATGAATCCGTTCAACCCTTCTATTTATCTTTCTTTGGCAAGTTTTGAAGCAAGACAAAAGAAGTATGATGATTCTATTAGAGATTTGGGCAAAGCTCTTCAAGTAAAAAATAATTATCTGGATGCAATATTCTTGCTTTCACAGGTCTATGCCGCCAAGGGTGATATTGTCAACGCCGTTACAGCTGCCAAAGTTGCTGTTGAACTCAATCCTCAAAGCCCTCAACTTTTGTTCCAGCTCGGAATTTTGGATTACAATATCAAGGATTATGCTGGAGCGGTACAAGCACTTGATGGGGCAGTCAAAATTCAGAAAGATTATGCCAATGCCAAATATTTCCTAGGTTTATCTTATGCACGCTTAAACAATATTGTCGGCGCTGTCTCACAGTTTGAAGATCTAGCAAGAACAAATCCAGAAAATCAAGAAGTTGCTCTTATATTGGCCAATCTGAAAAATGGCAAGTCTATCTTTGCTGATGCAAAAGCTTCTGCTCCAGAAAAGAGAGCAAGCCTACCTATCAAAGAGAAGAGATAG
- a CDS encoding lipid II flippase MurJ, translating into MVKRWFSFIGQEIRGLHEAAYLLAIFAMLSLVLALVRDKLLAFTFGAGHSLDVYYAAFRIPDLIFATIGSLVSASILLPYFIDRFESSKEKGKSFSDGIFTVFFGGMIITSAVIFFIAPWIIPKVLPGFANDPSLPDLIVSMRIMLLSPFFLGLSNLFSSLTQMRYRFLVYALSPVVYNAGIIVGVMFGYPVFGISGLAVGVAIGAFLHMGIQVPFMIHERLLPVFTFKINWLDIKKIVTTSLPRTITLSANQLASFILVSLASLMATGSISIFSFAFNLQSVPLTLIGASYSSAVFPTLSRLIFKGNIVEFRSKMIAAAQHIIFWSMPLTVLFIVLRAQIVRTILGAGKFDWADTRMTAAMLAIFTFSTIGQSLVILFVRAFYAEGKTAKPLLINIVSASFMVFSGFVLYRLYDIFPIFRFFIEDLLKVGGQTGTSVLVLAIAFSLGTVLNTILHWWTYERTHPGFTRPVFATLFHSFAASVIMGYVAFLSLRLFALVFPLTKVWGLFLQGFCAGIMGLIVLVLVLKILKNKELEDVITTLHRKIWKTNVPPAEVEHI; encoded by the coding sequence ATGGTAAAGCGTTGGTTTTCTTTTATAGGACAAGAAATACGCGGCCTGCATGAGGCCGCTTATCTCTTGGCTATATTTGCAATGCTTTCACTTGTCCTCGCTCTTGTTCGTGACAAACTTTTGGCTTTCACTTTTGGTGCAGGACATTCTCTAGATGTATACTATGCCGCTTTTCGTATTCCAGATCTTATCTTTGCTACCATCGGTTCTCTGGTCTCAGCTTCAATACTCCTACCGTATTTTATAGATAGATTTGAATCATCAAAAGAAAAAGGTAAATCATTTTCAGATGGTATCTTCACCGTATTTTTTGGTGGAATGATAATTACTAGTGCGGTTATATTTTTTATAGCACCTTGGATTATTCCGAAAGTCCTACCTGGTTTTGCTAATGATCCATCTCTGCCAGACCTGATAGTTTCTATGAGAATAATGCTTTTGTCGCCTTTCTTCCTTGGTCTATCAAATCTGTTTTCTAGTCTTACTCAAATGCGTTATCGTTTTCTGGTTTATGCTTTGAGTCCAGTTGTCTACAATGCAGGTATTATCGTTGGCGTTATGTTTGGTTATCCTGTATTTGGTATTTCCGGTTTGGCAGTAGGTGTAGCTATAGGAGCATTTTTACACATGGGTATACAGGTTCCATTTATGATTCATGAGAGGTTGTTACCAGTATTTACTTTTAAAATCAATTGGTTGGATATAAAGAAAATAGTTACTACATCTCTACCAAGAACTATTACTTTATCAGCCAATCAGTTGGCATCGTTTATTTTAGTTTCTCTGGCATCTCTGATGGCTACTGGGTCTATATCAATATTTAGTTTTGCTTTCAATCTTCAATCAGTTCCACTGACTTTGATTGGTGCTAGTTATTCTTCAGCAGTTTTTCCTACACTTTCACGTTTGATTTTCAAGGGTAATATTGTTGAATTTAGATCAAAGATGATTGCTGCGGCGCAACATATTATTTTCTGGTCTATGCCGTTAACAGTTTTGTTCATAGTTCTACGTGCGCAGATAGTGAGAACAATATTAGGTGCAGGAAAGTTTGATTGGGCCGATACTAGGATGACAGCAGCAATGTTGGCAATATTTACATTTTCTACGATTGGTCAAAGCCTCGTAATTCTTTTTGTTCGTGCTTTTTATGCAGAAGGAAAGACTGCCAAACCACTTCTCATAAATATCGTCTCTGCTTCATTCATGGTCTTTTCTGGTTTTGTCTTGTATCGTCTTTATGATATTTTCCCAATCTTTAGATTCTTCATTGAAGATTTGCTCAAAGTCGGTGGTCAGACAGGTACAAGTGTTCTAGTCCTAGCTATAGCATTTAGTCTTGGTACTGTTTTGAATACCATTCTCCATTGGTGGACTTACGAACGCACTCACCCTGGTTTTACTAGACCAGTCTTCGCCACTTTGTTCCATAGTTTTGCCGCGTCAGTTATCATGGGTTATGTAGCTTTCCTTAGTCTGCGTCTCTTTGCTCTAGTATTTCCGTTGACAAAAGTTTGGGGACTATTTTTACAAGGATTCTGTGCCGGCATAATGGGGCTTATTGTCTTGGTACTTGTACTCAAAATCCTAAAGAATAAAGAGTTGGAAGACGTTATAACGACTCTTCATCGTAAGATTTGGAAGACTAATGTTCCTCCTGCAGAAGTGGAGCATATATAG